Proteins found in one Primulina eburnea isolate SZY01 chromosome 16, ASM2296580v1, whole genome shotgun sequence genomic segment:
- the LOC140816942 gene encoding glutaredoxin-C1-like: MQCQSESQSYYSSSSRGGGGGGSGNASSEPMETVLRLASGSAVVVFSVSTCCMCHAVKRLFSGMGVSPTVYEIDQDPKGKEIEKALARLLGGSSAVPVVFIGGKLIGAMDRVMASHINGTLVPLLKEAGALWL; encoded by the coding sequence ATGCAATGCCAATCGGAGTCACAAAGCTACTACTCATCCTCCTCTCGTGGAGGCGGTGGCGGCGGCAGCGGCAATGCCTCATCGGAGCCAATGGAGACGGTGTTGAGGCTGGCCTCCGGCAGCGCGGTGGTGGTGTTCAGCGTCAGCACATGCTGTATGTGCCATGCAGTGAAAAGGCTGTTTAGTGGTATGGGAGTAAGCCCTACGGTTTACGAGATCGATCAAGATCCTAAGGGCAAAGAGATTGAGAAGGCCCTCGCACGGTTGCTCGGAGGCAGCTCCGCCGTGCCGGTGGTTTTTATCGGCGGCAAACTCATCGGAGCAATGGACAGAGTTATGGCTTCACATATCAATGGCACATTGGTCCCACTCCTTAAGGAAGCTGGAGCACTATGGCTTTAA
- the LOC140817342 gene encoding auxin-responsive protein SAUR32-like, with amino-acid sequence MEYRDSPRGRGKGKRGLISKTWERCKSFSGGMARKGGNSNGTALTVKSKSWPRNLIFDFPNQGKFNERKSYKVAPDGCFSIYVGSEKQRFVIRTEYVNHPLFRTLLEEAETEYGFSSDGPLVLPCEVEHFIQVLVEMDREGTIEKSHGCNFVTRSHTQYHILTPPRLVPHQ; translated from the coding sequence ATGGAATATCGTGATAGTCCTAGAGGACGTGGTAAGGGTAAGAGAGGGCTGATCTCCAAAACATGGGAGAGATGCAAATCCTTCAGTGGCGGCATGGCAAGAAAGGGTGGCAATTCGAATGGTACTGCTCTAACGGTGAAGAGCAAATCCTGGCCACGAAATCTGATTTTCGACTTCCCGAATCAAGGAAAATTCAACGAAAGAAAATCCTATAAAGTGGCTCCCGACGGATGCTTCTCTATCTACGTTGGATCCGAAAAACAGAGGTTCGTGATCAGAACAGAGTACGTGAATCATCCCCTTTTCAGGACTCTACTCGAAGAAGCTGAAACCGAGTACGGGTTCAGCAGCGACGGGCCTTTGGTTCTTCCTTGCGAAGTTGAGCATTTCATCCAAGTATTAGTGGAGATGGATAGGGAAGGGACGATTGAGAAAAGTCATGGGTGCAACTTTGTTACGAGGAGTCACACCCAATATCACATCCTCACGCCACCAAGATTAGTTCCTcatcaataa